In Cicer arietinum cultivar CDC Frontier isolate Library 1 chromosome 1, Cicar.CDCFrontier_v2.0, whole genome shotgun sequence, one DNA window encodes the following:
- the LOC101491163 gene encoding uncharacterized protein: protein MKMCMNSTMMVLIFVVVVMLLPISITCFDVTKMLSQYPAYSTYSNYLTQTQLATEINAKPTITVLVVDNSGMAPISGKPMDVIKKVLSVHVILDYFDVQKFQHLGNKTITVSTMFESKGMERFIKITDLNTGAVTFTSAADPNPTGANLIKAIVAQPYNISLVQISTVIIPPSLLASSNATTSTSPVPVPVVSPVPVVSPVPVVSPVPVVSPVPVVSPVPVPVVSPVPVVSPVPVITPVVVPVPVLSPVPVKSPVPVVSPVPVAVPIAVPVPVISPVGVPVPVLSPTNPDDAAADNNNNDNNNNGDGNQSGVMKSDVNKALAISLIFSSIYVLLSSSIMYNTFS, encoded by the coding sequence ATGAAAATGTGTATGAACTCGACAATGATGGTGTTAATATTTGTAGTAGTAGTAATGTTGTTACCAATATCTATAACGTGTTTTGACGTAACAAAAATGTTGTCACAATACCCAGCATACAGCACTTACAGCAACTACCTTACACAAACACAACTTGCAACAGAAATTAACGCGAAGCCAACAATAACAGTTCTTGTAGTCGATAACAGTGGAATGGCCCCAATCTCAGGTAAACCAATGGACGTAATAAAAAAGGTGTTAAGCGTACACGTGATACTGGATTACTTCGACGTTCAAAAATTCCAGCACTTGGGAAACAAAACAATAACAGTGAGCACAATGTTTGAATCTAAAGGGATGGAGAGATTCATAAAGATCACCGATCTAAACACAGGAGCAGTAACCTTTACCTCTGCTGCTGATCCTAATCCAACAGGTGCCAATTTGATTAAAGCTATTGTTGCACAACCATACAATATTTCACTCGTGCAGATCAGCACCGTCATAATCCCACCTTCTCTCCTTGCTTCCTCCAATGCTACTACATCAACCTCACCTGTTCCTGTTCCTGTAGTATCACCTGTTCCTGTTGTATCACCTGTTCCTGTTGTATCCCCTGTTCCTGTAGTATCACCTGTTCCTGTAGTATCACCTGTTCCTGTTCCTGTTGTATCACCTGTTCCTGTTGTATCACCTGTTCCTGTTATCACACCAGTTGTAGTTCCAGTGCCTGTACTTTCACCAGTTCCTGTAAAGTCCCCTGTGCCGGTTGTATCGCCGGTTCCTGTAGCAGTACCAATTGCAGTTCCGGTGCCGGTAATATCACCTGTCGGAGTTCCCGTGCCGGTATTATCTCCAACAAATCCAGATGATGCTGCTGctgataacaataataatgacaataataataatggagaTGGAAACCAGTCAGGGGTGATGAAATCTGATGTGAACAAGGCTTTAGCTATTTCTCTTATTTTCTCTTCAATCTATGTGTTGCTGTCTAGCTCCATCATGTATAATACATTTTCATga
- the LOC101491478 gene encoding ubiquitin receptor RAD23b-like isoform X1, producing the protein MKLTVKTLKGSHFEIRVLPSDSIMAVKKNIEDVQGKDNYPCGQQLLIHNGKVLKDETTLAENKVSEDGFLVVMLSKSKALGSAGTSSTQTASNPPITVSTPDSTPVVQTHRSANNNASANNNASAADVTTTNVTTDNYGQAASNLVAGSNLEQTIQQIMDMGGGSWDRDTVSRALRAAYNNPERAVDYLYSGIPEAAEIAVPAAHYPSNQTETGGVSTGVVPGAPNSAPLNMFPQLKLFQETISGAGAGIGSLDFLRNNPQFQALRTMVQSNPQILQPVLQELGKQNPGLLRLIDEHHAEFLQLINEPMDGSEGDNFDQPEQDMPHAINVTPAEQEAIGRLEAMGFDRASVIEAFLACDRDEQLAANYLLENAGDFED; encoded by the exons ATGAAGCTCACTGTGAAGACCTTGAAAGGCAGCCATTTCGAAATCAGGGTTCTACCCTCTGATTCT ATAATGGCTGTCAAAAAGAATATTGAAGACGTACAAGGCAAAGATAATTATCCATGCGGACAGCAATTGCTGATTCACAATGGCAAGGTTTTGAAAGATGAAACTACATTAGCAGAGAATAAGGTTTCCGAAGATGGCTTTCTTGTTGTCATGCTTAGTAAG AGTAAAGCCTTGGGATCTGCTGGAACTTCATCTACTCAG ACTGCTAGCAATCCACCTATAACTGTGTCAACACCAGATTCCACACCTGTAGTACAAACTCA CAGATCTGCAAACAACAATGCATCTGCAAACAACAATGCATCTGCAGCAGATGTCACAACTACAAA TGTTACTACAGATAATTATGGACAGGCTGCTTCAAATTTAGTTGCTGGTAGTAATCTTGAGCAGACTATTCAACAAATTATGGACATGGGTGGTGGCAGCTGGGATAGAGATACCGTTAGTCGTGCTCTTCGTGCAGCTTACAATAACCCAGAGCGTGCTGTAGATTACTTGTATTCT GGAATTCCTGAAGCAGCGGAAATTGCTGTACCGGCTGCTCATTACCCAAGTAATCAAACTGAAACAGGTGGGGTCTCTACTGGAGTTGTTCCTGGGGCCCCTAACTCGGCTCCCTTGAATATGTTTCCACAg ttgAAACTCTTTCAGGAGACAATTTCTGGTGCAGGAGCTGGAATTGGTTCACTTGACTTCCTGAGGAACAATCCCCAG TTTCAAGCATTGCGGACAATGGTGCAATCCAATCCACAAATTCTACAG CCTGTTCTTCAGGAGCTCGGAAAGCAAAATCCAGGTCTCTTGAGACTGATTGATGAGCATCATGCTGAGTTTCTTCAGCTGATAAATGAACCCATGGATGGTTCGGAAGG AGATAATTTTGATCAACCTGAGCAAGACATGCCTCATGCCATCAATGTGACGCCAGCTGAGCAGGAGGCAATTGGAAGG CTAGAGGCTATGGGATTTGATAGAGCCTCTGTCATAGAGGCATTTTTGGCATGTGACCGTGATGAACAATTGGCAGCCAACTATTTACTCGAAAATGCTGGGGATTTTGAGGATTAA
- the LOC101492348 gene encoding ent-kaurene oxidase-like yields the protein MENLVATSVALGAFSVFLFLFLFRRRNTHKLPPVPVVPGLPVIGNLLQLKEKKPYKTFTQMSHKHGPIFSIKAGASKIIVLNNVQLAKEAMVTRFSSISTRKMSTALHILTSNKCMVAMSDYNEFHKMVKRHILANVLGANAQKQRRNVREVMMENMSRQFCEHAKTFPNLAVNFRQIFVSELFRLAMKQALGSDVESIYVEELASTLSRDDMYKILVVDFMEGAIEVDWRDFFPYLKWIPNKSMEMKIRKVALRRKYIMKALINEQKKRLASGKEVNCYFDYLISEAKEVTEEQMITLLWEPIIETSDTTLVTTEWAMYELAKDKSRQDRLYEELVKVCGHEKVTDDQLSKLPYLGAVFHETLRKHSPVPIIPLRYVHEDTQLGGYHIPXXXQITINIYGCNMDNDSWENPHQWIPERFLDEKYETSDLYKTMAFGGGKRVCAGSLQAMLITCTAIGRLVQEFEWELRQGEEENVDTMGLTTHRLHPLQVKLKPRIHTK from the exons ATGGAGAATCTCGTAGCCACCTCAGTTGCTTTGGGTGCTTTTTCTGTCTTCTTGTTCCTCTTCCTATTCCGTCGTCGAAACACTCACAAACTTCCCCCAGTACCAG TGGTTCCAGGTTTGCCAGTGATTGGGAATCTTCTGCAGTTGAAGGAGAAGAAACCTTACAAGACATTCACACAGATGTCACATAAACATGGACccattttttcaattaaagCTGGTGCTTCCAAAATTATTGTTCTCAACAATGTCCAACTTGCCAAGGAG GCAATGGTGAccagattttcatcaatttcaaCAAGGAAGATGTCAACTGCATTGCACATTCTGACTTCTAATAAATGTATGGTTGCTATGAGCGACTACAACGAATTTCACAAAATGGTCAAAAGACATATTCTTGCAAATGTTCTTGGAGCCAATGCACAG AAGCAACGCCGTAACGTCAGAGAAGTCATGATGGAAAATATGTCCAGGCAGTTTTGTGAACATGCAAAGACCTTCCCCAACTTGGCTGttaattttagacaaatatTTGTGTCTGAACTTTTCAGACTAGCAATGAAGCAA GCTCTGGGAAGCGATGTTGAATCCATTTATGTGGAGGAGCTTGCGAGTACATTATCAAGAGACGATATGTATAAAATTCTAGTGGTTGATTTTATGGAGGGTGCAATTGAGGTGGACTGGCGAGATTTCTTTCCATACCTGAAATGGATTCCAAATAAGAGCATGGAGATGAAAATTCGGAAAGTGGCTCTCCGAAGAAAATACATAATGAAGGCATTGATTAATGAGCAGAAGAAGCGATTGGCATCAGGGAAG GAAGTAAATTGTTATTTTGACTACCTGATATCAGAAGCTAAAGAAGTGACAGAAGAACAAATGATCACGCTGCTATGGGAGCCAATTATTGAGACATCTGATACTACGTTAGTTACAACAGAATGGGCTATGTATGAACTTGCCAAAGACAAAAGTCGTCAG GACCGTCTGTATGAGGAGCTTGTAAAAGTATGTGGACATGAAAAGGTTACTGACGACCAATTATCTAAGCTACCTTACTTGGGGGCTGTGTTCCATGAGACTTTAAGGAAGCATAGTCCAGTTCCAATTATCCCACTAAGATATGTTCATGAGGATACCCAATTGGGAGGATATCATATTCCTGNNNNNN TACAGatcacaataaatatatatggaTGTAACATGGATAACGACTCGTGGGAAAATCCTCACCAATGGATTCCAGAGAGATTTCTTGATGAGAAATATGAGACCTCGGATTTGTACAAAACTATGGCCTTTGGAGGAGGGAAGAGGGTGTGTGCAGGCTCTCTTCAGGCCATGTTGATAACTTGCACGGCTATTGGCAGATTGGTACAGGAATTTGAGTGGGAGCTCAGACAAGGAGAGGAAGAGAATGTTGATACAATGGGGCTTACCACCCACAGGCTTCATCCCCTGCAAGTAAAACTTAAGCCAAGAATTCATACGAAGTAG
- the LOC101491478 gene encoding ubiquitin receptor RAD23b-like isoform X3, giving the protein MKLTVKTLKGSHFEIRVLPSDSIMAVKKNIEDVQGKDNYPCGQQLLIHNGKVLKDETTLAENKVSEDGFLVVMLSKSKALGSAGTSSTQTASNPPITVSTPDSTPVVQTHRSANNNASANNNASAADVTTTNVTTDNYGQAASNLVAGSNLEQTIQQIMDMGGGSWDRDTVSRALRAAYNNPERAVDYLYSGIPEAAEIAVPAAHYPSNQTETGGVSTGVVPGAPNSAPLNMFPQETISGAGAGIGSLDFLRNNPQFQALRTMVQSNPQILQPVLQELGKQNPGLLRLIDEHHAEFLQLINEPMDGSEGDNFDQPEQDMPHAINVTPAEQEAIGRLEAMGFDRASVIEAFLACDRDEQLAANYLLENAGDFED; this is encoded by the exons ATGAAGCTCACTGTGAAGACCTTGAAAGGCAGCCATTTCGAAATCAGGGTTCTACCCTCTGATTCT ATAATGGCTGTCAAAAAGAATATTGAAGACGTACAAGGCAAAGATAATTATCCATGCGGACAGCAATTGCTGATTCACAATGGCAAGGTTTTGAAAGATGAAACTACATTAGCAGAGAATAAGGTTTCCGAAGATGGCTTTCTTGTTGTCATGCTTAGTAAG AGTAAAGCCTTGGGATCTGCTGGAACTTCATCTACTCAG ACTGCTAGCAATCCACCTATAACTGTGTCAACACCAGATTCCACACCTGTAGTACAAACTCA CAGATCTGCAAACAACAATGCATCTGCAAACAACAATGCATCTGCAGCAGATGTCACAACTACAAA TGTTACTACAGATAATTATGGACAGGCTGCTTCAAATTTAGTTGCTGGTAGTAATCTTGAGCAGACTATTCAACAAATTATGGACATGGGTGGTGGCAGCTGGGATAGAGATACCGTTAGTCGTGCTCTTCGTGCAGCTTACAATAACCCAGAGCGTGCTGTAGATTACTTGTATTCT GGAATTCCTGAAGCAGCGGAAATTGCTGTACCGGCTGCTCATTACCCAAGTAATCAAACTGAAACAGGTGGGGTCTCTACTGGAGTTGTTCCTGGGGCCCCTAACTCGGCTCCCTTGAATATGTTTCCACAg GAGACAATTTCTGGTGCAGGAGCTGGAATTGGTTCACTTGACTTCCTGAGGAACAATCCCCAG TTTCAAGCATTGCGGACAATGGTGCAATCCAATCCACAAATTCTACAG CCTGTTCTTCAGGAGCTCGGAAAGCAAAATCCAGGTCTCTTGAGACTGATTGATGAGCATCATGCTGAGTTTCTTCAGCTGATAAATGAACCCATGGATGGTTCGGAAGG AGATAATTTTGATCAACCTGAGCAAGACATGCCTCATGCCATCAATGTGACGCCAGCTGAGCAGGAGGCAATTGGAAGG CTAGAGGCTATGGGATTTGATAGAGCCTCTGTCATAGAGGCATTTTTGGCATGTGACCGTGATGAACAATTGGCAGCCAACTATTTACTCGAAAATGCTGGGGATTTTGAGGATTAA
- the LOC101491478 gene encoding ubiquitin receptor RAD23b-like isoform X4, giving the protein MKLTVKTLKGSHFEIRVLPSDSIMAVKKNIEDVQGKDNYPCGQQLLIHNGKVLKDETTLAENKVSEDGFLVVMLSKSKALGSAGTSSTQTASNPPITVSTPDSTPVVQTQSANNNASANNNASAADVTTTNVTTDNYGQAASNLVAGSNLEQTIQQIMDMGGGSWDRDTVSRALRAAYNNPERAVDYLYSGIPEAAEIAVPAAHYPSNQTETGGVSTGVVPGAPNSAPLNMFPQETISGAGAGIGSLDFLRNNPQFQALRTMVQSNPQILQPVLQELGKQNPGLLRLIDEHHAEFLQLINEPMDGSEGDNFDQPEQDMPHAINVTPAEQEAIGRLEAMGFDRASVIEAFLACDRDEQLAANYLLENAGDFED; this is encoded by the exons ATGAAGCTCACTGTGAAGACCTTGAAAGGCAGCCATTTCGAAATCAGGGTTCTACCCTCTGATTCT ATAATGGCTGTCAAAAAGAATATTGAAGACGTACAAGGCAAAGATAATTATCCATGCGGACAGCAATTGCTGATTCACAATGGCAAGGTTTTGAAAGATGAAACTACATTAGCAGAGAATAAGGTTTCCGAAGATGGCTTTCTTGTTGTCATGCTTAGTAAG AGTAAAGCCTTGGGATCTGCTGGAACTTCATCTACTCAG ACTGCTAGCAATCCACCTATAACTGTGTCAACACCAGATTCCACACCTGTAGTACAAACTCA ATCTGCAAACAACAATGCATCTGCAAACAACAATGCATCTGCAGCAGATGTCACAACTACAAA TGTTACTACAGATAATTATGGACAGGCTGCTTCAAATTTAGTTGCTGGTAGTAATCTTGAGCAGACTATTCAACAAATTATGGACATGGGTGGTGGCAGCTGGGATAGAGATACCGTTAGTCGTGCTCTTCGTGCAGCTTACAATAACCCAGAGCGTGCTGTAGATTACTTGTATTCT GGAATTCCTGAAGCAGCGGAAATTGCTGTACCGGCTGCTCATTACCCAAGTAATCAAACTGAAACAGGTGGGGTCTCTACTGGAGTTGTTCCTGGGGCCCCTAACTCGGCTCCCTTGAATATGTTTCCACAg GAGACAATTTCTGGTGCAGGAGCTGGAATTGGTTCACTTGACTTCCTGAGGAACAATCCCCAG TTTCAAGCATTGCGGACAATGGTGCAATCCAATCCACAAATTCTACAG CCTGTTCTTCAGGAGCTCGGAAAGCAAAATCCAGGTCTCTTGAGACTGATTGATGAGCATCATGCTGAGTTTCTTCAGCTGATAAATGAACCCATGGATGGTTCGGAAGG AGATAATTTTGATCAACCTGAGCAAGACATGCCTCATGCCATCAATGTGACGCCAGCTGAGCAGGAGGCAATTGGAAGG CTAGAGGCTATGGGATTTGATAGAGCCTCTGTCATAGAGGCATTTTTGGCATGTGACCGTGATGAACAATTGGCAGCCAACTATTTACTCGAAAATGCTGGGGATTTTGAGGATTAA
- the LOC101491478 gene encoding ubiquitin receptor RAD23b-like isoform X2, producing the protein MKLTVKTLKGSHFEIRVLPSDSIMAVKKNIEDVQGKDNYPCGQQLLIHNGKVLKDETTLAENKVSEDGFLVVMLSKSKALGSAGTSSTQTASNPPITVSTPDSTPVVQTQSANNNASANNNASAADVTTTNVTTDNYGQAASNLVAGSNLEQTIQQIMDMGGGSWDRDTVSRALRAAYNNPERAVDYLYSGIPEAAEIAVPAAHYPSNQTETGGVSTGVVPGAPNSAPLNMFPQLKLFQETISGAGAGIGSLDFLRNNPQFQALRTMVQSNPQILQPVLQELGKQNPGLLRLIDEHHAEFLQLINEPMDGSEGDNFDQPEQDMPHAINVTPAEQEAIGRLEAMGFDRASVIEAFLACDRDEQLAANYLLENAGDFED; encoded by the exons ATGAAGCTCACTGTGAAGACCTTGAAAGGCAGCCATTTCGAAATCAGGGTTCTACCCTCTGATTCT ATAATGGCTGTCAAAAAGAATATTGAAGACGTACAAGGCAAAGATAATTATCCATGCGGACAGCAATTGCTGATTCACAATGGCAAGGTTTTGAAAGATGAAACTACATTAGCAGAGAATAAGGTTTCCGAAGATGGCTTTCTTGTTGTCATGCTTAGTAAG AGTAAAGCCTTGGGATCTGCTGGAACTTCATCTACTCAG ACTGCTAGCAATCCACCTATAACTGTGTCAACACCAGATTCCACACCTGTAGTACAAACTCA ATCTGCAAACAACAATGCATCTGCAAACAACAATGCATCTGCAGCAGATGTCACAACTACAAA TGTTACTACAGATAATTATGGACAGGCTGCTTCAAATTTAGTTGCTGGTAGTAATCTTGAGCAGACTATTCAACAAATTATGGACATGGGTGGTGGCAGCTGGGATAGAGATACCGTTAGTCGTGCTCTTCGTGCAGCTTACAATAACCCAGAGCGTGCTGTAGATTACTTGTATTCT GGAATTCCTGAAGCAGCGGAAATTGCTGTACCGGCTGCTCATTACCCAAGTAATCAAACTGAAACAGGTGGGGTCTCTACTGGAGTTGTTCCTGGGGCCCCTAACTCGGCTCCCTTGAATATGTTTCCACAg ttgAAACTCTTTCAGGAGACAATTTCTGGTGCAGGAGCTGGAATTGGTTCACTTGACTTCCTGAGGAACAATCCCCAG TTTCAAGCATTGCGGACAATGGTGCAATCCAATCCACAAATTCTACAG CCTGTTCTTCAGGAGCTCGGAAAGCAAAATCCAGGTCTCTTGAGACTGATTGATGAGCATCATGCTGAGTTTCTTCAGCTGATAAATGAACCCATGGATGGTTCGGAAGG AGATAATTTTGATCAACCTGAGCAAGACATGCCTCATGCCATCAATGTGACGCCAGCTGAGCAGGAGGCAATTGGAAGG CTAGAGGCTATGGGATTTGATAGAGCCTCTGTCATAGAGGCATTTTTGGCATGTGACCGTGATGAACAATTGGCAGCCAACTATTTACTCGAAAATGCTGGGGATTTTGAGGATTAA
- the LOC101492012 gene encoding tubby-like protein 8: protein MNGVQIPTVRELNNNVETNEQTKKMMNVKPLSEIDGKGEVRHSRSCSNSHGSDNKENANVNNVVFPKSLSLSNKIVKPSSLQLCMQINDSSNSSNIWDHSDSDAAPASSWSTLPNKSLMCRPLPIDIGRCTCVIVKEPTPQGLSGGTFFSLYTYEGHGRQNRKLGVAHHKRRSGKSQFTIAQNVKGLVSISDDTFLGTVTANLTGSKYHIWDQGCRSRSKQPNPPLAVVEYVPTIPTCTGTHRSIKAYIPNHQSMSFKNTTQVQHIKGLPMNWEGKLDKVHQLFSRVPFYNKSTKQFELDFRDKGRVGLGIQRSVKNFQLTLEEDGKQTILQLGRVGKSMFVMDYRYPLTGYQAFCICLASVDAKLCCIV from the exons ATGAATGGAGTTCAAATACCAACAGTGAGGGAACTGAACAACAATGTTGAAACAAATGAACAAAcgaagaagatgatgaatgtGAAACCCCTGAGCGAGATCGATGGCAAAGGCGAGGTGAGGCATAGCCGTAGCTGCAGCAACAGTCATGGTTCTGACAACAAGGAAAACGCCAATGTGAACAACGTCGTATTTCCAAAGTCATTGTCATTGTCCAACAAGATTGTTAAGCCGTCGTCGCTACAGTTGTGTATGCAAATAAACGATTCTTCAAACTCTTCAAATATTTGGGACCACTCTGACTCCGACGCAGCTCCTGCTTCCTCCTGGTCCACTTTGCCCAACAA ATCTTTGATGTGTAGACCCTTGCCTATAGATATAGGAAGATGTACATGTGTTATTGTGAAGGAACCAACACCACAGGGACTATCTGGGGGAACTTTCTTCTCTCTTTATACCTAT GAAGGTCATGGACGACAGAATAGGAAACTGGGTGTAGCACACCACAAGAGGCGGAGTGGGAAGTCTCAGTTCACCATAGCTCAGAATGTAAAAGGACTAGTTTCCATTTCAGATGATACTTTCCTTGGGACAGTAACTGCTAACCTCACCGGTTCTAAATACCATATTTGGGATCAGGGATGTCGAAGCCGTAGTAAACAACCAAATCCGCCTCTTGCTGTTGTTGA GTATGTACCTACAATACCAACATGTACAGGAACTCACAGAAGCATCAAAGCATATATACCCAACCATCAATCTATGTCTTTCAAGAACACCACCCAG GTACAGCATATTAAGGGACTGCCAATGAATTGGGAGGGTAAATTGGACAAAGTACATCAACTATTCTCAAGGGTTCCATTTTACAACAAG AGTACAAAGCAATTTGAGCTCGACTTTAGAGATAAAGGAAGGGTAGGACTTGGAATCCAGAGATCGGTAAAAAACTTTCAGCTTACTTTAGAG GAGGATGGGAAGCAGACAATCCTGCAGCTAGGGAGGGTGGGAAAATCAATGTTTGTTATGGACTACAG ATATCCTTTGACTGGTTACCAGGCGTTTTGCATATGTTTGGCTTCCGTTGATGCAAAGCTTTGTTGCATAGTCTAG